Part of the Nostoc sp. ATCC 53789 genome, AAGTGAACGCTAATATTATCCTTTAAGTTCTCATCCAGATTAATCTACTTCTGTATTACAACTAAATAATCCCGATCCAAATAAAAGTTCTTTCCATTTGGACTGGACTCTTTAATCACTTTAAATTGCGCCTTTTCTATTAACCACTTAATTGCTTCTGGTGAAGTGGGCTGATACAATACCTCATCATTATCGTATGCAGCAAACCTTGCCCAACCATTTGGTGTAGTTATATTAGTGGTATGAATAAAAGCTTTTCCACCTGACTTGAGAGTTGCAAAAATACCATTTAAGTATTTCCAAATTGTTTGTAAATCTAAATGTACAAATACATCGAATGAATATACAAAATCAAATTTTTCGCTAAACTCAGGTTCAAATTGAGAATTTTTTATTAAACGAAAGTCTATTTGAGGATATTCCATAAGCGCTGCTTCAGCATTATCTAGCATTTCTTGTGCTATGTCGAAACAGTATAATTTTTTGACGTTTTCAACCACTTTTGCCGCAATCCTACCACCACCAACACCTATTTCTGCAACTGTACTGTCTTGAGAAATAAACGGTGTAATATACTCACTTACAATATTGACTGCATCTTCTACTGTCGCCCATTCATCACCTAAATAATTGACGTAATTATCTCTTTCATCATCTGTAATTTTTTGATTACCTAGAATAACTTGAGATTTATCCCATGTTTTGGCATAATTGTTCCAGAATTCTTTATTAATTTCAACGTTGGATGGCTGCATTGGTAAATCCTGTTAATTGTAACGGTAATATCTAAAGTCATAGGGCTAACCTCACGCATGAGTGAGGTTTGTTCTTGATTTTAGCAAGCACAGACGTAAAGAAAGAGCTAAAAAAATTACGTATTCTAGCTTATGGGAACCCCTGAAAGCGATTGCTCGCTAAAACATTAATCTTAAAGTACACGCAGTAAGCTGGGAATGCTTTCAATCGCTGACAAATCCCGGATTTCTGCCAAAGCTTGCCTAAAATTGCCTTCCCGCACATCATGGGTAACAACCACGATCTCTGCTAGTTCGCCTTGAAAGCCAGTTTGGACAATTGACTCTAAGCTAACGCCATAGTTACCAAAGCAAGTCCCCAATTTCCCGATAACTCCCGGTTGGTCATTGGTAAGGAAACGGGCATAAAACCGAGTTATCAGTTCTGCCATCGGCGCAATTTGGCAGTATTCTTGATGTCCACAAGCGATTAATGGATTTGCAACTGCTGTATTGGTTTTGAGGACAGCAACTAAATTTAAGATATCTGATGTAACAGCACTGGCGGTTGCACCAGCACCAGCACCGGGGCCGAAAAACATTACTTGCCCGATGGGTTCTCCTTCGACGAGAATGGCGTTGTAAACGCCGTTGATGCTAGCCAAAGGGTGAGCTTGGGGCACTAAAGTCGGATGAACTCTGACGGAAAGTGGTGATGAGGGAGTATGACGTTTAGCGATCGCTAACAATTTAATCACAAATCCCAATTTTTCGGCGTAGGCAATATCTGTTTTGCTCACTTGCCGAATACCCTCAGTATAAACATCTTGTAGGTTGATGCGTCCACCAAAGCTTAATGATGCCAAGATGGCAATTTTATCTGCTGCGTCTAAGCCATCAACATCGGCTGTAGGGTCAGCCTCAGCATAACCCAAACGTTGGGCATCAGCTAACACATCGCTGAAGTTGCTGCCTTCTGTTTGCATCCGCGTCAGGATGTAGTTAGTTGTACCGTTCACAATGCCTGTGACAGTGTGAATGCGGTTAACACTCAAAGACTGCTTTAGGGGTTGAATCACCGGAATCCCGCCACCCACAGCAGCTTCTAGCATGACGTATACGCCGGCTTGATTGGCAGTTGTGAAAATTTCTGCCCCAAAGCGAGCGATCGCTGCTTTGTTGGCGGTGACTACGTGCTTACCATTACTCAAAGCTTTGAGAATTAGCGATCGCGCCGGCTCTAGCCCGCCCATCACCTCGACAACTATATCTACCGCCGGATCGTTGACAATGGATTCTAAATCTGTAGTTAAGACTTCTGTAGATAATTCCACTGCCCGATGTTTATCGAGCGATCGTACTCCCACCCGATAGATTTCTATCTCTTGTAACAACGGGTGCCGTCCAGCCTTATCTTGCAACAACTGCACTGTTCCCGTTCCCACAGTGCCTAATCCGAGTATTCCTAGTTTCACACCCACAATTTTTGCACCCAATTTCACCAAGAACAATTGTAGGTAGAGCGTTTGCCCTACCTACTGATTATCCTGCTTCCTTTGCCATTTGTCCTTCGTCCTTCGTTCTTTGTCTAAAACTAATGACTAATGACTAATGACTAAATTAGTAAGTTTCTACGTGCCAGCGACCGGCTTTCTTGAGTTGCTTCTGGTAATCACTCCAGGTTACGCCTTCCTTAGCAGCAGCAGCAGTTAAGGCTGCATCAATACCTTCTTCCATACCCCGCAAACCGCAGATGTAGGTGTGGGTTTTTTCATTTTTAATCAACTGCCACAACTCATCAGCATGTTCTGCTACGCGGTCTTGAATATACATTCTACCGCCTTGGGGATTTTTCTGTTCGCGGCTGATGGCAGCAGTTAGGCGGAAGTTATCAGGATATTTTTGTTGAATTTCTTCCAGTTCTTCCTTATATAAAAGGTTTGGAGTTGTTGGTACGCCAAATATCAGCCAAGAGAATCCTTTAAATTGGTATTCTGGGTTAGCGGCTCTTTCCGCATCTTTAAATTGCCGCCACAGATAAGCCCGCATGGGAGCAATACCTGTTCCGGTTGCCATCATGATCACATTGGCTTCGGGATCTTGGGGTAACAACATTTCCTTACCCACAGGCCCGGTAATTTTTACCTCTTCCCCTGGCTTGAGGAAACACAGGTGCGTAGAGCAAACCCCGTAGACTGTTTCGCTAGTTTCTGGGTGCTTATACTCCAACTGGCGGACGCACAGTGATACTGTCTTATCATCTACATCATCGCCATGACGAGTTGACGCGATGGAATACAGTCTCAGTTTTTCCGGCTTGCCGTTCTTGTCTACTCCTGGTGGAATAATCCCAATACTTTGACCTTCTATATACTTCAAATCCCCACCAGATAGGTCAAATTTAAGGTGTTGAACAATACCAATACCACCTTCTTTGACTAGCGGTTCATTAGATATTACCTTGCCAATAAACGGAGCATTGGGACGGTAAGTGTTAACAGGAACGTCACCGTGGTCTTTTTTGGCTTTCGCTTGAGTCATGGTGTTGCCTTTCTTGTCCTTGTTCTGTTCTTCAGCACTATGAGCATTTACAGGTGTGGCTTTACCATTCCCTTCACTGTTAGCAGTTTCCCCAGATTTAGCTAATTCGCTGACAACGCTTGTAGCATTCCCAAATGAGGCTTTACCATTAACTGGCTCTAGAGCAGTTATAGGCTGGATGCTAACAATTGTGCCGCCTAGACGAGTGATACGTCGCATTTCTTGATTCATGCGGTTGTAAGGCACTCTGATGAACACACTGCCACTTTTCCGAATTGGGTAGTTAGTTTGATCAGTTTCTTCGCTCTGACGCAAACCCACTACTTCATAAACGAAGATGCGGCTACCTAATTCTGTGTTGGCAGCACCCTCAACAGCACCTTGATTGTACATTCTTTCTACCACTCCGATAATTTACTTAACCGTTTTTCAAAAAAAACTATTCCTATCCCATGCCAGCTTTAGTTTACCGGATTTTCGTTTCACAAAACTGGCTCTCAAGGAAAAACGGCATCATTAAATTAATGCCTTGCTAAGTACACTCACCAAAGACATGCAGGCATAGCAAAAAACACACCTGTTCACCTTTTAAGGTAAATGATAAGTCTTGTGGAGAATGTTAATAATGAGTCAATTTAATCTTTTTTTTGTTAACTACCACCCGCATTAGCGAGATAGTTTTTTACTTGACTACCCAACGAGCAACTCACAATAGCAGATATTGATAGGAGAACTAGTTTGATTGCTGGAAGCTACCACTCAGTTGACCTCCAAAATTTGCCGTTGTGTTTACTTACTTCGAGGACTTAAATCGGGGAATACCAATACCGGAAAGTTTTCTTTTCATTGGTTTTTCTTCACCAAATCTACTGCTCTCTCAAAATGTTGTTAGCTATATTTTATGACCTATCTAAAGATAGTTACATCAATATTACAACTTCAGCTACAAACATAGCAATAGAGAGAAGCGTGATTTAACCAACTATAATCAGTTTTACTTGATGTGAAAAATCTGTCAACCTCTATTCAGTACTTTGCCATAACCCAAACGCTTGTATTTGACCATATACATAAATTTACAGCCAATAATTTGACTAATGCAAGTTCTTGGCTCATTCGTTGGGTAGATTTTTGCTTTGAATATCTTAAGTATTGTCGAGTAGGAATTACAATCTAAGAACATTAGTAAATTCCCGGCAATAGTAAATTATACCTTATAGTCTTAATTATATAGAGTCACAAGTAGCAGTCTAATAAAGTTGCAACGCTGATAAGCGGTACTGATCCCCATTTTTAAATTAACAACTAAATTAGCTAAAAATGATTCATGAACCACGCTAATTCTTCTTGACAGTAATCTTGTATGGGATACCCCCTTCTGTTAAAATCAAATATACCACTAGGATTAAATACTTACCGGCACCAACATTCAGGCTAGTCCGACGAGTAGCAACTTAATTACTTTGTTGCCTACCCGCTTGGTGTCTTATAGATGTGCTAGGTAGCAAGAACGCAGGATAAACCAAAGGGGTAAACTCCTGGCTTCAGAATCTGCTGTGTGAAAAAATATTGACACAATTTTAGTATTTTAGAGGGGATTTATGACAAGTAAGCCGGAACGCGTGGTACTGATTGGAGTAGCCGGAGACTCTGGGTGCGGGAAATCTACGTTTTTGCGTCGTTTGATAGATTTGTTTGGTGAAGATTTGATGACAGTCATCTGCTTAGATGATTATCACTCCTTGGATCGCAAACAGCGTAAAGAAACTGGGATAACGGCACTAGACCCCAGAGCGAATAATTTTGACCTAATGTATGAGCAAATTAAAGCGCTCAAAAATGGTCAAGGGATTGATAAGCCGATTTACAACCACGAAACAGGCTTGCTCGATCCGCCAGAGCGGGTAGAGCCGAATCACATTATAGTTGTTGAAGGGCTGCATCCTTTATATGATGAGCGGGTGCGATCGCTAATCGACTTCAGTGTTTATTTTGATATTAGCGATGAAGTCAAAATCGCCTGGAAAATCCAGCGAGATATGGCTGAACGCGGTCATCGCTACGAAGATGTCTTAGCGCAAATCAATTCCCGCAAACCTGACTTTGAAAAGTTTATCGAACCACAAAGAGAATTTGCCGATGTAGTTCTCCAAGTATTACCCACCAACTTGATCAAAAACGACACCGAGCGTCGAGTCCTACGAGTACGTATGCTCCAACGGGAAGGTAAGGAAGGCTTTGATCCAACCTACCTATTTGATGAAGGCTCAACAATTAATTGGACTCCCTGTGGACGCAAGCTGACCTGTTCTTATCCTGGTATGCAACTATACTACGGTTCAGATGTTTACTACGGTCGCTATGTCTCAGTACTAGAGGTAGATGGTCAATTTGACAACTTGGAAGAAGTAATTTATATCGAAACCCATCTCAGCAATACATCCACCAAATATCAGGGTGAATTGACTCATTTGTTACTCCAGCACCGTGAGTATCCAGGTTCCAATAATGGTACTGGTTTCTTCCAAGTACTTACAGGTTTAAAAATGCGTGCTGCCTATGAGCGTTTGACAGCTACGGAAGCAAAGCTAGCGGTTCAGGTTTAAAAGCAGCAGTACTTGTGTCAAAGTTTGTGGGGGCGCTTCTGGGTGTCCCCTTTTTTTGTGTTATTAAATACATTTTGCCCACGAAATAATTACCATAAATTTATTTTTTTTACAGATACTTAGCTTATAATGAGTGGTTTTTATCAATATCAACAAGATACTAACTACTGAAGTATAAATATTGTTATGATTTCATAAATTAATGTGAGTTCGACGGCTCCTAGGAAACTAAATTGTTTCTCTCAAGGCATAACGAATGCCGTTCGTTGGAAGCACACGTTAAATTTAGGTAGTTGAACTGAATACCATATTTAGTCAGCAAAAAAACTCAAGTCAGGAGGAATTTGCTTTGTCTCGTCGATATCTATTTACCTCCGAGTCAGTAACCGAAGGTCATCCAGATAAAATCTGCGATCAGATTTCTGATACCATTCTGGATGCCCTACTGACACAAGACCCTAGCAGCCGTGTCGCTGCTGAAGTAGTAGTTAACACTGGTTTGGTGCTAATCACTGGTGAAATAACCACCAAAGCAAATGTGAATTTCGTCAATCTCGCCCGCAAAAAAATTGCCGAAATTGGCTATACCAATGCTGATAATGGCTTTTCTGCTAACAGCACCAGCGTTCTGCTGGCTTTAGACGAACAATCACCTGATATTGCCCAAGGTGTTAACACCGCCCAAGAAACCCGCCAACAAGATAGTGATGAGCTATTCGACAAAATTGGTGCGGGCGATCAAGGTATAATGTTCGGTTTTGCCAGCAACGAAACACCAGAACTGATGCCCTTACCCATCAGTCTCGCCCACCGCATTGCTCGCCGATTGGCAGCAGTTCGTAAAACAGGCGAATTGTCATACCTGCGTCCTGACGGTAAAACCCAAGTAACTGTGGTCTACGAAGATGGGCGGCCAGTAGGTATTGATACTATTCTAATTTCCACCCAGCATACAGCTACTATTGGGGAAATTACGGATGAGGCGGCTGTACAAGCCAAGATTAAACAAGACCTCTGGTCGGCAGTAGTCGAACCTGTTTTTGGCGATATTGACATTAAGCCTAACGATCAGACGCGTTTTTTAGTTAACCCCACTGGCAAATTTGTCGTTGGTGGCCCTCAAGGAGACTCTGGTCTGACAGGACGGAAAATAATTGTTGACACCTACGGTGGTTATTCACGACATGGTGGCGGCGCTTTTTCTGGCAAAGACCCCACGAAGGTAGACCGTTCTGCGGCTTATGCGGCTCGCTATGTGGCGAAAAATATTGTCGCTGCTGGGTTAGCAGAAAAAGTTGAAATCCAGCTATCTTATGCTATTGGTGTAGCGCGACCAACAAGCATTTTGGTAGATACCTTTGGCACTGGCAAAGTTGATGAAGAAACCTTACTGGAATTAATCAACAAACACTTTGAACTGCGTCCAGCAGGTATTATTCATACCTTCAACTTACGCAACCTACCAAGTGAACGAGGCGGACGTTTTTATCAGGACGTCGCGGCTTACGGTCATTTTGGGCGGGCTGATTTAGACTTGCCTTGGGAACAGACCGATAAAGCCGAATTGTTGAAGCAAGCAGCAAACGAATCTCTTTCGGCAGTAGTTGCTAAAGCGCTAACTTAGACTCATACGCGACTACAAAAACTTAGTTTATATATCTGAGGGTATAGGCAACTTCAAAAATTGCCTATACCCTTATTTCTCTTTCAATTGTCGCACGAAAGGCGGGAGTATCCCAACCGTTTTATTTTCAAAGCAGGTTTATTGTGTTGCGTTCAGACAAAAATGAGAGAATGAACAAACGAACCACATTCGCGCAGCGTCTCGTTAGAGAAGAACGCAAAGGTAAGAGGTTTGTAAAGGGCTTTTGCGTCAGTCAAGTGGTTTTTGGAAAAATTATATGCTCTCCGAAAGCTGAAATTAATCATGTTAAGGTTTTAAGCCAGCACCTTGGATGCTAACTGGTTTTTGGTCATCTCCTTAGTGTCTATATGCCCGATTCCCCTCAGCGACCGATTTCGACATCTTCGAGGATGCCGAGTGCATCAGGGACAAGGACAGCTGCGGAGTAGTAGTTTGTAACGAGGTAGGAGATAATGGCCTTTTCGCTGATGCCCATGAATCGGACAGACAAACTGGGTTGGTATTCGTCCGGGATACCAGTTTGATGTAAGCCAATCACACCCTGATCTTTCTCACCAGTGCGGAGTACAAGGATAGAACTGGTCTGGTTCTTGGTAATCGGAATCTTGTTACAAGGCAGAATCGGTACATTGCGCCACGTGATTATTTTGCTCCCATCCATGTCGATGGTGTCTGGATAGATGCCTTGACGGTTGCACTGGCGACCGAAGGCTGCAATAGTCCGGGGATGAGCTAGGAAGAACCTCGACTTCCGGCGACGAGTGACTAATTCATCCAAGTCATCAGGAGTAGGGGGGCCAGTGCGGGTGTAGATGCGCTGTTTGAGGTCGGCGTTGTGCAACAATCCAAATTCGCGGTTGTTGATCAACTCGTATTCTTGACGTTCCCGCAATGCCTCAATCGTCAGCCGCAATTGTTCTTCCGTCTGGTTGTACGGTTGATTGTACAGATCCGCAACACGAGTATTCACTCGCAACATAGTCTGAGCAATGCTTAACTGATATTCGCGGGGTGAGAGTTCGTAGTCAACAAATGTTCCTGGTAACGTCGTCTCTGTACTATGACTGGTTGATAACGCGATCGCAGCTTCCCCATACTTGTTTTGTGGAAGTTCTGCGCGAGTCCGAAACTGCTCAACCTGAGCCTGCAACGCCTGCGACTGGTTGAGCAGTTCCTGAAATGCCTGTTGTGGTAGCACTAATACGGTGCATCTGGTCACAGCTTGGACTGTGAACTTCCAATTGCTTTCTGAATCCACCAACACGCGATCGCCAAAATAATCACCGTCAGCTAGCATATCTAACAGAGGCTGCTCGTCATACTTGCCGATACCAATCTTGTTCACCTTGCCATGTGCGATCAAGAAAAGCTGATTGGCTGGCTGACCTGACTGGACAATGATATCACCAGGTGCGAACTCCTGCTGAACAAACCGACTTGCCAACGCCCTCAGCACCTCGGTGTCGTCAAACCCTCGCAGCAAGGGCAACTCACCAAGTTCTTGGGGAATCACCTGCACCTCGGCTCCGGTGTTAGAGAAACTCAAACGTCCGTCACCCACCGTATAGGTCAATCGACGGTTCAGCCGATAAGTGCCACCCTTCGTCTGCACCCACGGCAACATCTTCAATAACCACCGCGAGGTAATTTCCTGCGTCTGCGGTGCAGATTTGGTGGTCGTGGACAAATTACGCGCAGCATCTTTACTCAAACTCAGTTGAGGTTGTCCACTCTCAACATTTAAATTTGATTCAATAAAATCGGTCATCACCCCATCCTCTAATTACTAATAAAAGTGCATCAAGAGTGCTGAGGAACTTCCAAATAAAAAAATATACAACTTTTCTTGTGGGGTGGGCGACACGATAGCCCGT contains:
- a CDS encoding class I SAM-dependent methyltransferase; its protein translation is MQPSNVEINKEFWNNYAKTWDKSQVILGNQKITDDERDNYVNYLGDEWATVEDAVNIVSEYITPFISQDSTVAEIGVGGGRIAAKVVENVKKLYCFDIAQEMLDNAEAALMEYPQIDFRLIKNSQFEPEFSEKFDFVYSFDVFVHLDLQTIWKYLNGIFATLKSGGKAFIHTTNITTPNGWARFAAYDNDEVLYQPTSPEAIKWLIEKAQFKVIKESSPNGKNFYLDRDYLVVIQK
- a CDS encoding homoserine dehydrogenase, whose protein sequence is MGVKLGILGLGTVGTGTVQLLQDKAGRHPLLQEIEIYRVGVRSLDKHRAVELSTEVLTTDLESIVNDPAVDIVVEVMGGLEPARSLILKALSNGKHVVTANKAAIARFGAEIFTTANQAGVYVMLEAAVGGGIPVIQPLKQSLSVNRIHTVTGIVNGTTNYILTRMQTEGSNFSDVLADAQRLGYAEADPTADVDGLDAADKIAILASLSFGGRINLQDVYTEGIRQVSKTDIAYAEKLGFVIKLLAIAKRHTPSSPLSVRVHPTLVPQAHPLASINGVYNAILVEGEPIGQVMFFGPGAGAGATASAVTSDILNLVAVLKTNTAVANPLIACGHQEYCQIAPMAELITRFYARFLTNDQPGVIGKLGTCFGNYGVSLESIVQTGFQGELAEIVVVTHDVREGNFRQALAEIRDLSAIESIPSLLRVL
- the petH gene encoding ferredoxin--NADP reductase produces the protein MYNQGAVEGAANTELGSRIFVYEVVGLRQSEETDQTNYPIRKSGSVFIRVPYNRMNQEMRRITRLGGTIVSIQPITALEPVNGKASFGNATSVVSELAKSGETANSEGNGKATPVNAHSAEEQNKDKKGNTMTQAKAKKDHGDVPVNTYRPNAPFIGKVISNEPLVKEGGIGIVQHLKFDLSGGDLKYIEGQSIGIIPPGVDKNGKPEKLRLYSIASTRHGDDVDDKTVSLCVRQLEYKHPETSETVYGVCSTHLCFLKPGEEVKITGPVGKEMLLPQDPEANVIMMATGTGIAPMRAYLWRQFKDAERAANPEYQFKGFSWLIFGVPTTPNLLYKEELEEIQQKYPDNFRLTAAISREQKNPQGGRMYIQDRVAEHADELWQLIKNEKTHTYICGLRGMEEGIDAALTAAAAKEGVTWSDYQKQLKKAGRWHVETY
- a CDS encoding phosphoribulokinase, producing MTSKPERVVLIGVAGDSGCGKSTFLRRLIDLFGEDLMTVICLDDYHSLDRKQRKETGITALDPRANNFDLMYEQIKALKNGQGIDKPIYNHETGLLDPPERVEPNHIIVVEGLHPLYDERVRSLIDFSVYFDISDEVKIAWKIQRDMAERGHRYEDVLAQINSRKPDFEKFIEPQREFADVVLQVLPTNLIKNDTERRVLRVRMLQREGKEGFDPTYLFDEGSTINWTPCGRKLTCSYPGMQLYYGSDVYYGRYVSVLEVDGQFDNLEEVIYIETHLSNTSTKYQGELTHLLLQHREYPGSNNGTGFFQVLTGLKMRAAYERLTATEAKLAVQV
- the metK gene encoding methionine adenosyltransferase; this encodes MSRRYLFTSESVTEGHPDKICDQISDTILDALLTQDPSSRVAAEVVVNTGLVLITGEITTKANVNFVNLARKKIAEIGYTNADNGFSANSTSVLLALDEQSPDIAQGVNTAQETRQQDSDELFDKIGAGDQGIMFGFASNETPELMPLPISLAHRIARRLAAVRKTGELSYLRPDGKTQVTVVYEDGRPVGIDTILISTQHTATIGEITDEAAVQAKIKQDLWSAVVEPVFGDIDIKPNDQTRFLVNPTGKFVVGGPQGDSGLTGRKIIVDTYGGYSRHGGGAFSGKDPTKVDRSAAYAARYVAKNIVAAGLAEKVEIQLSYAIGVARPTSILVDTFGTGKVDEETLLELINKHFELRPAGIIHTFNLRNLPSERGGRFYQDVAAYGHFGRADLDLPWEQTDKAELLKQAANESLSAVVAKALT
- a CDS encoding family 2B encapsulin nanocompartment shell protein, which codes for MTDFIESNLNVESGQPQLSLSKDAARNLSTTTKSAPQTQEITSRWLLKMLPWVQTKGGTYRLNRRLTYTVGDGRLSFSNTGAEVQVIPQELGELPLLRGFDDTEVLRALASRFVQQEFAPGDIIVQSGQPANQLFLIAHGKVNKIGIGKYDEQPLLDMLADGDYFGDRVLVDSESNWKFTVQAVTRCTVLVLPQQAFQELLNQSQALQAQVEQFRTRAELPQNKYGEAAIALSTSHSTETTLPGTFVDYELSPREYQLSIAQTMLRVNTRVADLYNQPYNQTEEQLRLTIEALRERQEYELINNREFGLLHNADLKQRIYTRTGPPTPDDLDELVTRRRKSRFFLAHPRTIAAFGRQCNRQGIYPDTIDMDGSKIITWRNVPILPCNKIPITKNQTSSILVLRTGEKDQGVIGLHQTGIPDEYQPSLSVRFMGISEKAIISYLVTNYYSAAVLVPDALGILEDVEIGR